One genomic window of Eptesicus fuscus isolate TK198812 chromosome 6, DD_ASM_mEF_20220401, whole genome shotgun sequence includes the following:
- the LOC103301029 gene encoding olfactory receptor 7A5-like, whose translation MDPGNGTQISDFLLLGLSQALELQPLIFGLFLSMYLITVLGNLVIILAVSSDSHLHTPMYFFLSNLSLVDICFTSTTVPKMLWNIQTQSKVITYEGCITQMYFFILFAVLDNFILTVMAYDRFVAICHPLHYMVIMNPWLCGLLVLVSWIMSVLNSLLESLMVLGLHFCSDLEIPHFFCELNQVVQLACSDTFLNNMIMYFSAGLLGGGPLAGILYSYSKILSSICGIPSAQGKYKAFSTCASHLSVVSLFYGTSLGVYLSSAATQSSHSSATASVMYTVVTPMLNPFIYSLRNKDIKKALQRFLSR comes from the coding sequence ATGGATCCAGGCAATGGAACACAAATTTCAGATTTTCTTCTTCTGGGACTTTCACAGGCACTGGAACTACAGCCCCTCATATTTGGGcttttcctctccatgtaccTGATCACTGTGTTGGGAAACCTGGTCATCATCCTGGCTGTCAGCTCAGattcccacctccacacacccatgtacttcttcctctccaacctgtccttggtggacatctgtttcacctccaccaccGTCCCAAAGATGCTGTGGAacatccagacacagagcaaagtCATCACCTATGAAGGCTGCATCACACAGATGTATTTTTTCATACTCTTTGCAGTGTTGGACAACTTTATCCTGACCgtgatggcctatgaccggtttgtggccatctgccaccccctGCACTACATGGTCATCATGAACCCCTGGCTCTGTGGACTGTTGGTTCTGGTGTCCTGGATCATGAGTGTCCTGAATTCCTTGCTAGAAAGCTTAATGGTGTTGGGTCTGCACTTCTGCTCAGACTTGGAAATCCCCCACTTTTTCTGTGAACTCAACCAGGTGGTCCAACTTGCCTGTTCTGACACCTTTCTTAACAACATGATAATGTATTTTTCAGCTGGGCTGCTAGGTGGTGGTCCCCTTGCTGGGATCCTTTACTCTTACTCCAAGATACTTTCCTCCATATGTGGAATCCCTTCAGCTCAGGGcaaatataaagcattttctaCCTGTGCGTCTCACCTCTCAGTTGTCTCCTTATTTTATGGTACTAGCCTAGGTGTTTACCTCAGCTCTGCTGCTACCCAGAGCTCACACTCAAGTGCAACAGCCTCAGTGATGTACACCGTGGTCACACCCATGCTGAATCCCTTCATCTACAGTCTCAGGAacaaggacataaagaaggccctGCAAAGATTCCTGAGCAGGTAA
- the LOC103301028 gene encoding olfactory receptor 7A5-like yields the protein MEPGNGTQISDFLLLGLSQALELQPPIFGLFLSMYLITVFGNLLIILAISSDSHLHTPMYFFLSNLSLVDICFTSTTVPKMLVNIQTQSKVITYEGCITQMYFYTLFVVLDNFLLTVMAYDRFVAICHPLHYMVIMNPRLCGLLILVSWMISVLISLLHSLMVLRLSFCSDLEIPHFFCELNHVLELACSDTFLNNIMLYFLIVLLGGGPLAGILYSYSKIVSCICGIPSAQGKYKAFSTCASHLSAVSLFYGTSLGVYLSSAATQNAHSSATASVMYTVVTPMLNPFIYSLRNNDIKRALQRFLGR from the coding sequence ATGGAACCAGGCAATGGCACACAAATTTCAGATTTTCTTCTTCTGGGACTTTCACAGGCACTGGAACTACAACCCCCCATATTTGGGcttttcctctccatgtaccTGATCACTGTGTTtggaaacctgctcatcatcctggccatcagctcagactcccacctccacacacccatgtacttcttcctctccaacctgtccttggtagacatctgtttcacctccaccaccGTCCCTAAGATGCTGGTGAacatccagacacagagcaaagtCATCACCTATGAAGGCTGCATCACACAGATGTATTTTTATACACTCTTTGTAGTGCTGGACAACTTCCTCCTGActgtgatggcctatgaccggtttgtggccatctgccaccctCTGCACTACATGGTCATCATGAACCCTCGGCTCTGTGGACTGCTTATTCTGGTGTCTTGGATGATAAGTGTCCTGATTTCCTTGTTACATAGTTTAATGGTGCTGCGGCTCTCCTTCTGCTCAGACTTAGAAATCCCCCACTTTTTCTGTGAACTCAATCACGTGCTTGAACTTGCCTGTTCTGACACCTTTCTTAACAacattatgttatattttttaattgtgctACTAGGTGGTGGTCCCCTTGCAGGGATCCTTTACTCTTACTCTAAGATAGTGTCCTGTATATGTGGAATCCCATCAGCTCAGGGGAAGTATAAAGCATTTTCTACCTGTGCATCTCACCTCTCAGCTGTCTCCTTATTTTATGGTACGAGCCTAGGAGTGTATCTCAGCTCTGCTGCTACCCAAAATGCACACTCAAGTGCAACAGCCTCAGTGATGTACACCGTGGTcacacccatgctgaaccccttcatctacagtctGAGGAACAATGACATAAAGAGAGCTCTGCAAAGATTCCTTGGCAGGTAA